A genomic window from Halobellus ruber includes:
- a CDS encoding diphthine--ammonia ligase, translated as MTDAGRWVALFSGGKDSSWALYRALEEGLDVSHLLTVHPGDDSYMYHVPETRLAALAAESIGIDLIEVDPGDLGAADADDAGAQGDRELEPLEAALTDLHSEMDGDLAGVTAGAVESEYQTSRIKGMCDRLGIDLFAPLWQRDPRELAEAMLDAGFEIRIIQVAAAGLDESWLGRRLDADALAELSELDEAYGVHVLGEGGEFETLVTDGPHMDRPIELEYETVWERTRGHIRVTDARLGEPT; from the coding sequence ATGACAGACGCCGGACGCTGGGTGGCGCTTTTCTCGGGCGGGAAGGACTCCTCGTGGGCGCTGTACCGGGCGCTCGAAGAGGGCTTAGACGTCTCGCACCTCCTGACGGTGCACCCGGGCGACGACTCGTACATGTACCACGTTCCAGAGACCCGATTAGCCGCCCTCGCCGCCGAGAGCATCGGGATCGACCTGATCGAGGTCGACCCCGGGGATCTCGGCGCCGCCGACGCCGACGACGCGGGCGCGCAGGGCGATCGCGAACTCGAGCCGCTGGAGGCCGCGTTGACCGACCTCCACTCGGAGATGGACGGTGACCTCGCGGGCGTCACCGCCGGCGCGGTCGAGAGCGAATACCAGACCTCCAGAATCAAGGGAATGTGCGACCGGCTCGGGATCGACCTGTTCGCGCCCCTGTGGCAGCGAGACCCCCGTGAACTCGCCGAGGCGATGCTCGACGCCGGCTTCGAGATCCGGATCATCCAGGTCGCGGCTGCCGGCTTAGACGAGTCGTGGCTGGGTCGGCGGCTCGACGCCGACGCGCTCGCGGAACTCTCGGAACTCGACGAGGCCTACGGCGTCCACGTCTTAGGCGAGGGCGGGGAGTTCGAGACGCTCGTGACCGACGGGCCGCATATGGATCGTCCGATCGAACTGGAGTACGAAACGGTCTGGGAGCGCACCCGCGGGCACATCCGCGTGACCGACGCGCGGTTGGGCGAGCCGACGTAA
- a CDS encoding sugar phosphate nucleotidyltransferase produces MKAVVLAGGYATRMWPITKDRPKMFLPIGEGTVIDVIFEDLEADPRVDEVFVSTNERFAGEFEAFIADSPYEKPTLSVEETVEEDEKFGVVGALAQLIDREDVDDDLVVIAGDNLLSFDVGEFVDFFESAGTPCLAAYDVGSKERAKSYGLVRLDGNRVTDFQEKPDDPRSTLVSIACYAFPAGTLPDFDTYLADGNNPDEPGWFLQWLQGRGAVHAFTFDGAWFDIGTPESYLDAVSWYLDGDTFVHEDATIEGSDLGANVHVMADAEVSGTELERTVVFNDATISDADLDGTIVDEHTHVEGLDLSGALVGAYSQLK; encoded by the coding sequence ATGAAAGCTGTTGTACTCGCGGGTGGGTACGCGACCCGGATGTGGCCGATCACCAAGGATCGGCCCAAGATGTTCCTCCCGATCGGGGAGGGAACCGTCATCGACGTCATCTTCGAGGATCTGGAAGCCGACCCCCGGGTCGACGAGGTGTTCGTGAGCACCAACGAACGGTTCGCGGGGGAGTTCGAGGCGTTCATCGCCGACTCTCCCTACGAGAAGCCGACGCTCTCCGTCGAGGAAACCGTCGAAGAGGACGAGAAGTTCGGCGTCGTCGGCGCCCTGGCACAGCTCATCGATCGGGAGGACGTCGACGACGACCTGGTGGTCATCGCCGGCGACAACCTCCTCTCGTTCGACGTCGGTGAGTTCGTCGACTTCTTCGAGAGCGCCGGAACGCCGTGTCTGGCGGCCTACGACGTCGGGTCGAAGGAGCGCGCGAAGTCCTACGGGCTCGTCCGGCTCGACGGCAATCGGGTGACCGACTTCCAGGAGAAGCCCGACGATCCCCGGAGCACGCTGGTCTCGATCGCGTGTTACGCCTTTCCCGCCGGGACGCTCCCCGACTTCGACACCTACCTCGCTGACGGCAACAACCCCGACGAACCGGGGTGGTTCCTGCAGTGGCTCCAGGGCCGCGGCGCCGTCCACGCGTTCACGTTCGACGGCGCGTGGTTCGACATCGGCACCCCCGAGAGCTACCTCGACGCCGTGTCGTGGTATCTCGACGGCGACACCTTCGTCCACGAGGACGCGACGATCGAGGGGTCGGACCTGGGCGCGAACGTTCACGTGATGGCCGACGCGGAGGTAAGCGGCACCGAACTGGAGCGGACGGTCGTGTTCAACGATGCGACGATCAGCGACGCGGACCTCGACGGGACGATCGTCGACGAACACACCCACGTCGAGGGGCTGGATCTGTCGGGCGCACTGGTGGGCGCGTACTCGCAGTTGAAATAG
- a CDS encoding transcriptional regulator, translating to MSDADDATTRQRIADALRTAPHDAADLSTAVGVRVSAVYTHLEHVARSVRTDGADERFLVAPPECRACGFDGFDDPLNDPSRCPECRSERIAPPTFVIE from the coding sequence ATGTCCGACGCCGACGACGCAACCACCAGACAACGGATCGCCGACGCGCTGCGGACGGCGCCGCACGACGCCGCGGACCTCTCGACGGCGGTCGGCGTCCGGGTGTCGGCGGTGTACACCCACCTCGAACACGTCGCACGGAGCGTCCGCACCGACGGGGCCGACGAACGGTTCCTCGTCGCGCCCCCGGAGTGCCGCGCCTGCGGGTTCGACGGCTTCGACGACCCGCTGAACGACCCCTCGCGGTGTCCGGAGTGCCGCTCGGAGCGGATCGCGCCGCCGACGTTCGTGATCGAGTAG
- the hpt gene encoding hypoxanthine/guanine phosphoribosyltransferase: MDRLRESLLEAPIIEKGDYHYFVHPISDGVPMLRPELLREIVIRIIRKAEIDDVDKIVTPAAMGIHISTAVSLMTDIPLVVIRKRQYGLDGEEPLSQQTGYAENEMYINDVDAGDRVLVLDDVLSTGGTMRAVLDALDTIGADIVDTVAVIKKAGPNQLDDSGHHVKTLINVRVEDGEVVIVDEHGDD, from the coding sequence ATGGATCGACTGCGGGAGTCGCTGCTCGAGGCGCCGATCATCGAAAAGGGCGACTACCACTACTTCGTCCACCCGATAAGCGACGGGGTGCCGATGCTGCGCCCCGAGTTGCTGCGGGAGATCGTCATCCGGATCATCCGGAAGGCCGAGATCGACGACGTCGACAAGATCGTCACCCCCGCCGCGATGGGGATCCACATCTCGACTGCGGTCTCGTTGATGACCGACATCCCCTTGGTGGTCATCCGGAAGCGACAGTACGGCCTCGACGGCGAGGAGCCGCTGAGCCAACAGACCGGCTACGCCGAAAACGAGATGTACATCAACGACGTCGACGCCGGCGACCGGGTGCTCGTCCTCGACGACGTGCTCTCGACCGGCGGCACGATGCGGGCGGTGCTGGACGCCCTCGACACCATCGGCGCCGACATCGTCGACACCGTCGCGGTGATCAAGAAGGCCGGGCCCAACCAGCTCGACGACAGCGGCCACCACGTCAAGACGCTGATCAACGTCCGCGTCGAGGACGGTGAGGTCGTGATCGTCGACGAGCACGGCGACGACTGA
- a CDS encoding monovalent cation/H+ antiporter subunit E, with amino-acid sequence MAAGSPRILVPVGESSTFRNTVAYAVREARSGAEAGDGTAAVHFVSPARGRITDGDLSDDAAVDLLDRAVVWAREDLDYDEDGDGPDVAIETAVVGADRYLFSPSDYADVMVEYAEEFNLDRVVVDPEFQPGGNAPMLLPFERELARSVLTVEEAPVERRTARVPLVSRVTLSKGVVTFGATYAFYLLIAGSLSLFNLATGALTALLAAAAFSSITFVTSPSPRRTGLRIARMLLFVPYLVWEITKANLSIAYIILHPSLPIDPEMQRFRAAVWGGLPVTTLGNSITLTPGTLTVDVGRDGLDIHTLTGDSREDLAAGGLERAVRFVFYGRSGARIPTPAERGSITAVDDAGDAESIIVGAAPETAAPDPETPTEDPADARPEEATPDADPEAPSADASPDAREEVD; translated from the coding sequence ATGGCCGCGGGGAGTCCCCGGATCCTCGTCCCTGTCGGAGAATCCTCCACGTTCCGGAACACGGTGGCGTACGCCGTTCGAGAGGCCCGATCGGGCGCCGAAGCCGGCGACGGGACCGCGGCGGTCCACTTCGTGTCGCCCGCACGCGGGCGGATCACCGACGGCGACCTCAGCGACGACGCCGCCGTCGACCTCCTCGACCGGGCCGTCGTCTGGGCGCGCGAGGATCTCGACTACGACGAGGACGGTGACGGGCCCGACGTGGCGATCGAGACCGCCGTCGTCGGCGCCGACCGGTATCTGTTCAGCCCCAGCGACTACGCCGACGTGATGGTCGAGTACGCCGAGGAGTTCAACCTCGACCGCGTCGTCGTCGACCCCGAGTTCCAGCCCGGCGGGAACGCCCCGATGCTCCTGCCCTTCGAGCGGGAGCTCGCGCGGTCGGTTCTCACTGTCGAGGAGGCGCCCGTGGAGCGCCGGACCGCCCGGGTCCCGCTCGTCTCCCGGGTGACCCTCTCGAAGGGGGTCGTGACGTTCGGCGCCACCTACGCCTTCTACCTGCTGATCGCGGGCTCGCTCAGCCTCTTCAACCTCGCAACGGGGGCGCTGACCGCGCTTCTCGCGGCCGCAGCCTTCTCGAGCATCACCTTCGTCACCTCGCCGTCACCGCGCCGGACCGGGCTCCGGATCGCCCGGATGCTGCTTTTCGTCCCGTATCTGGTCTGGGAGATCACCAAGGCCAACCTCTCGATCGCGTACATCATCCTCCACCCGTCGCTCCCGATCGACCCCGAGATGCAGCGGTTCCGGGCGGCGGTCTGGGGCGGGCTTCCCGTGACGACGCTCGGGAACAGCATCACCCTCACGCCCGGCACCCTGACGGTCGACGTCGGCCGCGACGGCCTCGACATCCACACGCTGACCGGCGACTCCCGCGAGGACCTCGCCGCCGGCGGGCTGGAGCGGGCGGTTCGGTTCGTGTTCTACGGGCGCTCGGGCGCCCGGATTCCGACCCCGGCCGAACGCGGGAGCATCACGGCCGTCGACGACGCGGGGGACGCCGAGAGCATCATCGTCGGCGCGGCCCCCGAAACGGCGGCGCCGGATCCCGAGACACCCACGGAGGACCCCGCCGACGCACGGCCGGAGGAGGCGACACCCGACGCCGACCCGGAGGCACCGTCGGCTGACGCGTCGCCCGACGCCCGGGAGGAGGTGGACTGA
- a CDS encoding cation:proton antiporter has protein sequence MAASGVVQTVLLGAAAAFVLFAVVLVYRIVAGPTMQDRVIAVNGIGTNAVVVLALLAAALDQPGFLDIAIVYGLLNFLMSIAISKFSVERGGVI, from the coding sequence ATGGCGGCCTCGGGGGTCGTCCAGACGGTACTGCTGGGCGCCGCGGCGGCGTTCGTGCTCTTTGCGGTCGTGCTCGTCTACCGGATCGTCGCCGGCCCGACGATGCAGGACCGCGTCATCGCGGTCAACGGGATCGGGACCAACGCGGTGGTCGTGCTCGCGCTGCTCGCCGCCGCGCTCGACCAGCCCGGCTTCCTCGACATCGCCATCGTCTACGGACTCCTGAACTTCCTTATGAGCATCGCGATCTCGAAGTTCTCCGTCGAACGCGGCGGGGTGATCTGA
- the mnhG gene encoding monovalent cation/H(+) antiporter subunit G, whose protein sequence is MTITEILIVALVAAGTFFGLVAVVGIIRLPDLYTRAHATSKSDTLGIILTLGGVALVFGADLAVVKTVLLGLFLFLTNPTAAHAITRAAYDQDIAPWTTEGEE, encoded by the coding sequence GTGACGATCACCGAGATCCTGATCGTGGCGCTCGTCGCCGCCGGGACCTTCTTCGGGCTCGTCGCGGTCGTGGGCATCATCCGGCTTCCCGACCTCTACACCCGGGCACACGCGACATCGAAGAGCGACACCCTCGGGATCATCCTGACGCTCGGCGGCGTCGCCCTCGTGTTCGGGGCCGACCTCGCCGTCGTCAAGACGGTGCTTCTGGGGCTGTTCCTGTTTCTGACCAACCCCACGGCGGCCCACGCGATCACGCGGGCCGCCTACGACCAGGACATCGCGCCCTGGACCACGGAGGGCGAGGAATGA
- a CDS encoding DUF4040 domain-containing protein, whose translation MTSDTLVLAAVLTFSALSAAAAILLRDVLNAIVAFAAFSFGIAAAWVLLAAPDVALTEAAVGAGITTVFFLVTIAKTVRPGGDRLSERIEWRSVAVVAILVGLLLTTVGSLPAVGAADAPVATSPVTDYYLDNAYSETGVKNAVTAVLAAYRGFDTFGEATVVIAAGVAVLLVLRQEAYV comes from the coding sequence ATGACCTCCGACACCCTCGTTCTCGCGGCGGTGCTCACCTTCTCGGCGCTGAGCGCCGCTGCGGCGATCCTCCTCCGGGACGTGCTCAACGCCATCGTCGCGTTCGCGGCGTTCAGCTTCGGGATCGCGGCGGCGTGGGTGCTGCTCGCGGCGCCCGACGTCGCCCTCACCGAGGCCGCGGTCGGCGCCGGCATCACCACCGTCTTCTTCCTCGTGACCATCGCGAAGACGGTCCGCCCCGGCGGCGACCGGCTGTCCGAGCGGATCGAGTGGCGGTCTGTCGCGGTCGTGGCGATCCTCGTGGGGCTGCTGCTCACGACGGTCGGGTCGCTGCCGGCGGTCGGCGCCGCCGACGCCCCGGTCGCGACGTCGCCGGTCACCGACTACTACCTCGACAACGCCTACAGCGAGACCGGCGTGAAGAACGCCGTGACCGCCGTGCTGGCGGCGTACCGTGGGTTCGACACCTTCGGCGAGGCGACGGTGGTCATCGCGGCGGGGGTCGCGGTGCTTCTCGTGCTCCGACAGGAGGCGTACGTATGA
- a CDS encoding MnhB domain-containing protein codes for MSGADEGTYVESTIIMTTVRAVAPFVFTFGLFVMFHGADSAGGGFQGGVLVAAAVLLLAFAFGIESTRAWLAGSLIRTAIAAGGATFAAIGLGAVALDGAFLEYVAYGVDATGVKYGIELVELGIGAVVSGVLVGLFFSLASGDFEPATGVDADTEGGEEA; via the coding sequence ATGAGCGGGGCCGACGAGGGGACGTACGTCGAGAGCACGATCATCATGACCACAGTCCGGGCGGTCGCGCCGTTCGTCTTCACCTTCGGGCTGTTCGTGATGTTCCACGGCGCCGACTCCGCGGGCGGCGGGTTCCAGGGCGGCGTGCTCGTCGCCGCCGCGGTGTTGCTCCTCGCGTTCGCGTTCGGGATCGAGTCGACCCGTGCGTGGCTCGCGGGATCGCTGATCCGGACCGCGATCGCGGCCGGCGGTGCGACGTTCGCGGCCATCGGGCTGGGTGCGGTGGCGCTCGACGGCGCCTTCCTCGAGTACGTCGCCTACGGCGTCGACGCCACGGGCGTGAAATACGGGATCGAACTCGTGGAACTCGGGATCGGCGCGGTCGTCTCCGGCGTCTTAGTCGGGCTGTTCTTCAGCCTCGCAAGCGGCGACTTCGAGCCGGCGACCGGCGTCGACGCCGACACCGAGGGGGGTGAGGAGGCGTGA
- a CDS encoding cation:proton antiporter subunit C, which produces MIDLLVTHYNYLAVVVLVGIGLYGITGSPNLVKKIIGLNVFQVGIFLFFVTSGYVEGAAPPLLGRSPGPYASPLPHVLILTAIVVGVSLTAVALALVVRIYEAYGTLDEDAIEEVRTRD; this is translated from the coding sequence GTGATCGACCTCCTCGTGACGCACTACAACTACCTCGCGGTGGTCGTGCTGGTCGGCATCGGACTGTACGGCATCACGGGGAGCCCAAACCTCGTGAAGAAGATCATCGGCCTGAACGTCTTCCAGGTCGGGATCTTCCTGTTTTTCGTCACCAGCGGGTACGTCGAGGGCGCGGCGCCGCCGCTGCTCGGTCGGAGTCCCGGCCCATACGCCAGCCCACTGCCGCACGTGCTGATCCTCACCGCCATCGTCGTCGGCGTCAGCCTGACCGCGGTCGCGCTGGCGCTCGTGGTTCGGATCTACGAGGCCTACGGGACGCTCGACGAGGACGCGATCGAGGAGGTGCGGACCCGTGACTGA
- a CDS encoding proton-conducting transporter transmembrane domain-containing protein, with protein sequence MTDALPLLVVVPIVFALGPVAVGQVRPNAGWVAAVAAALAHLGLSVSVLGTVLAAGRTSYAVGGYAPPFGIELVADGVSATLVVLVSVVTIATVVYARAAGPRSNTFYSELLILTAGISGVVVTGDLFNLYVFLEITGLATYALVATGRSPAAALASLKYLLVGTIGASLYLLGVGYLYISTGSLNMADLAGLLPEVGYGSPTVLTGFALIVVGLSVKTALFPLHTWQPDAYAESPDSVTAYISALVSTASAYALFRVTYAVFTPAFDAAVPFALDTLVILASVSVVVGSVLAVLQSDLKRMLAYSSVSQFGLVVAGVAVVNETATLGGLVHLVGHGVMKAGLFVAVGALATVAGGRTVDDLAGMADRAPIASAAFAVLAFALVGVPPAVGFAGKWHIVLGAVEAGRWIVAGVAVVSTLLTLAYFARVLERLYFRDAPAPPVAEHPDAAAAADADAALTADGSGSAGDADEPAAPPTVSTTARIVVVAAAVGAVVLGVFATDLISVLEPVVEVSFR encoded by the coding sequence GTGACTGACGCCCTCCCGCTGCTCGTGGTCGTCCCGATCGTGTTCGCGCTCGGCCCGGTCGCAGTCGGGCAGGTTCGGCCGAACGCCGGGTGGGTCGCCGCCGTCGCGGCCGCGCTCGCCCACCTCGGGCTCTCCGTCAGCGTCCTCGGAACGGTCCTGGCTGCCGGCCGCACCTCATACGCGGTCGGCGGGTACGCGCCGCCGTTCGGCATCGAACTCGTCGCCGACGGGGTCTCGGCGACGCTCGTGGTGCTCGTCTCCGTGGTGACGATTGCGACCGTGGTCTACGCCCGGGCCGCAGGGCCCCGATCGAACACCTTCTACAGCGAACTGCTCATCCTGACCGCCGGGATCTCCGGGGTCGTGGTGACCGGCGACCTGTTCAACCTCTACGTGTTCCTGGAGATCACGGGGTTGGCGACCTACGCTCTGGTCGCCACCGGGCGGTCGCCCGCCGCGGCGCTGGCCAGCCTGAAGTACCTGCTCGTGGGCACCATCGGGGCGTCGCTGTACCTGCTGGGTGTGGGCTACCTCTACATCTCCACGGGCTCGCTGAACATGGCCGATCTCGCGGGGTTGCTTCCGGAGGTCGGCTACGGCTCGCCGACGGTCCTGACCGGGTTCGCGCTGATCGTGGTCGGCCTGAGCGTCAAGACCGCGCTGTTTCCGCTGCACACCTGGCAGCCGGACGCCTACGCGGAGTCGCCCGACAGCGTCACGGCGTACATCTCGGCGCTGGTCTCGACCGCGTCGGCGTACGCGCTGTTCCGGGTGACCTACGCGGTGTTCACCCCCGCGTTCGACGCCGCGGTCCCGTTCGCGCTCGATACCCTCGTGATCCTGGCGTCGGTCAGCGTGGTTGTCGGGTCCGTACTCGCGGTACTGCAGTCCGACCTCAAGCGGATGCTGGCGTACTCGTCGGTGTCGCAGTTCGGGCTCGTGGTCGCCGGCGTCGCGGTGGTCAACGAGACCGCGACCCTCGGCGGCTTGGTCCACCTCGTCGGCCACGGCGTGATGAAGGCGGGGCTGTTCGTCGCGGTCGGCGCGCTCGCGACGGTCGCCGGCGGACGTACCGTCGACGACCTCGCGGGGATGGCCGACCGCGCGCCGATCGCGAGCGCGGCCTTTGCGGTGCTTGCGTTCGCCCTGGTCGGGGTGCCGCCCGCAGTCGGGTTCGCCGGCAAGTGGCACATCGTCCTCGGCGCTGTGGAGGCCGGCCGGTGGATCGTCGCGGGCGTCGCGGTCGTGAGCACCCTCCTGACGCTGGCGTACTTCGCCCGGGTGCTCGAACGGCTCTACTTCCGGGACGCGCCGGCGCCCCCCGTTGCGGAACACCCCGACGCCGCGGCCGCAGCGGACGCGGACGCCGCGTTGACCGCCGACGGGAGCGGCTCCGCCGGTGACGCCGACGAACCCGCCGCGCCCCCGACCGTCTCGACGACGGCCCGGATCGTCGTCGTCGCCGCCGCGGTCGGGGCGGTCGTGCTCGGGGTGTTCGCGACCGATCTGATCTCCGTTCTCGAGCCCGTCGTGGAGGTGTCCTTCCGATGA
- a CDS encoding cation:proton antiporter yields MSEILSFRPLAAVLLPAVGVLAIVASRRNPDVREAFTILTALATFGTVASLVPATLSGDVYLTRLGTLVPGIELTLRADPLGMIFALVASLLWLVTSFYSIGYMRGLDEHSQTRYFAAFAGSVGAALGVSFASNLVSLYVFYELLTVATYPLVAHDESETARQAGRKYLTYTFGGGVAVLAGTVLVFWTTGTVAFTPGGIAALASADPVVARAAFALLAGGFGVKAALIPVHSWLPDAMVAPTPVSGLLHAVAVVKSGVFGVARVVLDVFGPETVSDLGVGLPLATVAALTILIASVIALRQDNLKRRLAYSTISQLSYIVLGLGILSPAAIAGGLLHIPAHAFMKLTLFFCAGAIHVETHTDNISEMAGIGRRMPVTMAAFAVASVGMAGLPLVAGFVSKWYLLIGSIDAGTAVFAGVLFLSGLLNIGYFWPIVYQAFFQTPEDSDAKPLVEFPPGGRRVRADGGEPVDGDDGDAEDDDLIDSVGSEPSGDGSAGDRPTEPDADPGALIDTSPEGTVEPDVDPSEGESRVELEAKVEDEYAVDRHPSDHLGEEGVGGDGEADDSDESSPTEAVEADHHGGAPAGGWEARGFGAETTWFMLGPITVAAAGAVALGIAPRAMVFLAVIQRVVLDVTGVAI; encoded by the coding sequence ATGAGTGAAATCCTCTCTTTCAGGCCGCTGGCGGCGGTACTGCTCCCCGCCGTCGGCGTCCTGGCGATCGTCGCATCGCGCCGCAACCCCGACGTCCGCGAGGCGTTCACGATCCTCACCGCCCTGGCGACGTTCGGAACCGTCGCGAGCCTCGTGCCGGCGACGCTTTCGGGCGATGTCTACCTCACCCGCCTTGGGACGCTCGTCCCCGGGATCGAACTCACGCTGCGTGCCGACCCGCTGGGGATGATCTTCGCCCTCGTGGCCAGCCTGCTGTGGCTCGTCACCAGCTTCTACAGCATCGGGTATATGCGCGGGCTCGACGAGCACTCCCAGACCCGCTACTTCGCGGCGTTTGCGGGGAGCGTCGGCGCGGCGCTCGGGGTCTCCTTCGCGTCGAACCTGGTCTCGCTGTACGTGTTCTACGAACTGCTGACGGTCGCGACGTACCCGCTTGTCGCCCACGACGAAAGCGAGACCGCCCGGCAGGCCGGCCGGAAGTACCTCACCTACACCTTCGGCGGCGGCGTCGCGGTGCTCGCGGGGACGGTCCTGGTGTTCTGGACGACGGGCACGGTCGCGTTCACGCCCGGCGGGATCGCCGCCTTAGCGTCGGCGGACCCGGTCGTCGCCCGCGCGGCGTTCGCGCTGCTCGCCGGCGGGTTCGGCGTGAAGGCCGCGTTGATCCCGGTTCACTCGTGGCTTCCGGACGCGATGGTTGCGCCCACGCCGGTCTCGGGGCTGCTTCATGCGGTCGCGGTCGTCAAAAGCGGCGTGTTCGGGGTCGCAAGGGTCGTCCTCGACGTGTTCGGCCCCGAAACGGTCTCGGATCTCGGGGTCGGCCTCCCGCTCGCGACGGTCGCGGCGCTCACCATCCTGATCGCGAGCGTCATCGCGCTCCGGCAGGACAACCTCAAACGTCGGCTGGCGTACTCCACGATCAGCCAGCTCTCCTACATCGTGCTCGGGTTGGGGATCCTCTCGCCCGCGGCGATCGCCGGGGGGCTGCTCCACATCCCGGCGCACGCGTTCATGAAGCTCACCCTGTTCTTCTGTGCGGGCGCGATCCACGTGGAGACCCACACCGACAACATCAGCGAGATGGCCGGGATCGGCCGGCGGATGCCGGTCACGATGGCGGCCTTCGCGGTCGCAAGCGTCGGGATGGCGGGGCTGCCGCTCGTCGCGGGGTTCGTGAGCAAGTGGTACCTCCTGATCGGTAGCATCGACGCCGGGACCGCCGTGTTTGCGGGGGTGTTGTTCCTCTCGGGACTGCTGAACATCGGCTACTTCTGGCCGATCGTCTATCAGGCGTTCTTCCAGACGCCCGAGGATTCGGACGCCAAGCCGCTCGTCGAGTTCCCGCCGGGCGGCCGGCGCGTCCGCGCCGACGGCGGGGAACCGGTCGACGGCGACGACGGCGACGCGGAGGACGACGATCTCATCGACTCGGTCGGGTCGGAGCCGTCCGGCGACGGGTCGGCCGGCGATCGACCTACTGAACCCGACGCCGACCCCGGCGCCCTCATCGACACCTCGCCGGAGGGGACGGTCGAACCGGACGTCGACCCCTCCGAGGGCGAGAGCCGGGTCGAACTCGAGGCGAAAGTCGAAGACGAGTACGCGGTCGACAGGCACCCGAGCGACCACCTGGGTGAGGAGGGGGTCGGCGGCGACGGGGAAGCCGACGACAGCGACGAGTCGTCGCCGACCGAGGCCGTCGAGGCCGATCACCACGGCGGCGCGCCGGCGGGCGGTTGGGAGGCCCGCGGGTTCGGCGCCGAGACGACGTGGTTTATGCTCGGGCCGATCACCGTCGCGGCCGCGGGCGCCGTCGCGCTCGGGATCGCCCCGCGGGCGATGGTCTTTCTCGCGGTGATCCAGCGGGTCGTCCTCGACGTCACGGGGGTGGCGATCTGA